The window GTTTTCTTAACTTATACAGGCTTTCTGATTTTTTTATCAGAACCAAGTGGGCTACATTAGGGTAACATTTGAAATGTTTATTTTAGTGCTCACATGGTAAAGTTGGTGAAGGGATTTTTAGCAATTTGCTTGTCTTTTCAgtggaagatttttttttttttaataggtaagcaaagcaaatatattaaaagctcTTGGAAAAGGCGCACAAAGTACAAACAAAGTATACAAGTAGCATCTGAATAcatgcaaaaggaaaaaagaaacaacaatctaatttttttgaatttttcttggaaCTGTAGTTggtttcattttcttctcttttctctttgattTCTTCCTTGGTTCTCTTCCCCTCAATGGTTATGGTGACTTAAACTGCATCAGGAACTTGTGCATAGTGCACTTGGAGAGCAACACAGGAAGGGAGGATTGCATTCTTTACAATAAGCTGGTGAGAATGTCCAACATTTGAGGGTGACCAGAAGGATCATTTATATGAAGATTACCTTTTCCCTTTGTGATCATggaaagaaatatgaatttaaatatttgtacTTCGGCTCTGATTTACCCACAGAATGGAGATATAATTTATATGAAGATTACTTTTTCCCTGTATGAAgtcatatttttggtttttgccATTGAACTATATCTCCAGCATTTTTCAGCATTTTATTGTCCTTAAATTCCTTTTGAGATGCAGAAACCTTGCATGGTTGCAATTATTAAAACGACCAAAGCCAGGAGCTTGGCTCCTGCATGTCTGCATAATACCTGGGGCTGAAGGTTACACATTATTTCTAGTCTTACTGCTCGCCTACTAATAGGTCTTTTAATTTATCTGGTAATCCTACATCTTCATGTAACTGTGATTCACAAATTCTTCTCAAATGCTTGGAGCCATGGTTGGTGCAGTGTTAAATGTCAATAAAGCATTAACTAAACATAAGATCTTCTCAAGTTGATACATTAATAAACTAGTAATAGCTATCAGCTAATAGCCAAGCGAAATAAGAGTCCTCATTGCCTGTTTCTTCACCACCTTACCATATACGCCTCTTGCTAACTTCATTGCTCTCTCTATTTCCACTACCCCACCTCCACCACTTCTCTTCAGTCCAGCCATAAAGGCCTTCAAAACCCTCTCATCACTTCCCACAGCTTCCAAAACGCTATCCACCACAGCCTCTACTGCTGGAATCCGCCTACCCCACCTCCTTACCGTTTTCTCAGACTCATAAGCTTCAGAGTAGGCAGCCCAGAAGGATGCCCTCAAATACCCTTTCTCCTTTCCCCTCACCGTCCATCTCCTCATACCTTCTTCTAGCCTATAAATTGCATCACCCATGTCAAGTCCTCTTTCAAGTCCCATCTGGATCTCTTGTATCTCCATTTTGGAGCATATCTGCTCTTCAAACTTGCACCTCTTGCAATTACACTGGAATCCCCATGTCTTGGCCATATCCTTGCGCTTTCTCCATGGTGAGAGCACATCAAAGTATGCGAATGTGATCTCTTCCCCTGCCTTGACATCTCTGGAAGTATGAACTATTACATTATCCCCCACATGCAAGCGCCTTGCATTGGGGTTACATGAATGGTTGATGAATGCAGGCAGTATCCATAACCCCACACCATAGTAATCACTATTCTTCCCCAAAACTTTAGCTGAGGTCGCATCCTCAACTAGAGAATTCACATCCAAGATGCTTAAAATTTTGCCCATATCCAGCTTCCCCATTGAGAGGCCACTCTCCTCTGTCTCAGGCCTAAAGAGATTCACATCAGGAACCTCAAGCACATCCTCATCTTCCCCATTGGATAGCACCGAAATTAAATGATGGAGTCTCTTGCATTTTGAAGCCGATTCAACAACTTTATCAATAAAATTCTTCCACATGACCAACTGTATATTATCCGCCGAATCATCATTCTGCTCCGGTAAAATGCACCTTTCTGTAGCAATTGCCTTGGTAACCAAGACTAAAGTCCCAGCATCAACGTTCTTTGTTGCAAACAGGCCACGCCCACTAATCTCAGACTTCATAATCTGCACTGCACCAATGTACTCTGCCAGTTCCGGA of the Vitis vinifera cultivar Pinot Noir 40024 chromosome 10, ASM3070453v1 genome contains:
- the LOC100253788 gene encoding methyltransferase FGSG_00040, translating into MEKKRRGSLQQQQQQQMKEDLEMGEELMQQLRSRATELLLREEWNESVQAYSHFISLCQHHISRIHQHADPDHLFKLQKSLCLALSNRAEARSRLRDLANALQDCDGALEIEGTHFKTLLCKGKILLGLNRYSLALDCFKAALLDPQAGLKCGALEGYLERCKKLEHQSRTGAFDLSDWVVNGFRGKFPELAEYIGAVQIMKSEISGRGLFATKNVDAGTLVLVTKAIATERCILPEQNDDSADNIQLVMWKNFIDKVVESASKCKRLHHLISVLSNGEDEDVLEVPDVNLFRPETEESGLSMGKLDMGKILSILDVNSLVEDATSAKVLGKNSDYYGVGLWILPAFINHSCNPNARRLHVGDNVIVHTSRDVKAGEEITFAYFDVLSPWRKRKDMAKTWGFQCNCKRCKFEEQICSKMEIQEIQMGLERGLDMGDAIYRLEEGMRRWTVRGKEKGYLRASFWAAYSEAYESEKTVRRWGRRIPAVEAVVDSVLEAVGSDERVLKAFMAGLKRSGGGGVVEIERAMKLARGVYGKVVKKQAMRTLISLGY